Sequence from the Lujinxingia vulgaris genome:
CGTGCTCGTGCTGGGCTGGAGCGAAAAGGTGCCCGCGCTCCTGGCCGAGCTGCGCTCCTACGGCACCTTCACCGTCACGGTGGTCTCGTCCTTGCCCATCGCCGATCGCCTGGAGCGCCTGCGCTACCAGGGCCTGGAGCTCCCCGAGCGCTTCTGCCGCCACATCGAGGTCGACTACACCCACTGGGGCGACGAGGGGGCCAGCGAGATCGCCGGCGCCGACCACGTCATCTTCATGAGCAGCGATCGCCTCGTCAGCGGCGAAGAGGCCGACGCCCGCACCATCATGGGCTACCTCTCGCTGGAAGAGACGCTGAATCTGCCGCGCAAGCGCGGCCGCCCCGCGCTCCAGCCCCTCGTCGAGCTGAGCGACCCTCATAATAAGACGCTGATTGGCGAGCGGGTGGGGGAGGTGATGATCAGCCCGAGCTTGCTGAGTCATGTGCTGGCGCAGGTGGCGCTTCGCCGCGAGTTGTCGGCGATCCTCGACGAGCTCTTCACCGCCGGCGGCGCCGAGGTGGGCTTTCGCCAGCTCGACGAATACGCCCTTGAGCCGGGGATCTTTAGCTTTGAGGAGCTCGAAGAGGAGGCCGCGCGCCGCGCCGAGGTGTTTCTGGGCGTCGATCGCCGCGCCCCGGCCCGGGAGGGCAAAGGGTCGGCCCCCGGCGCGACGCTGGAGCTCAACCCGGAGCGCGGTCGGAGCTGGGAGGTCTCCGCCCACGATCGCCTGGTGGTGATGACCCGCGTGGCGCGCCGCCCCCCCAATGTGTAGGGGCGGGTCTTATGCCTGATTTGGGCTTTCCCCCCACGTCGTAGGGGCGGGCCTTGTGCCCGCCCCGGGCTCCTGAACCGGTCGCCGCCCCCGAGACGAGGGGGGTGACCTCCCCCCCGAGCCGGTCATGGAGCCATTTTTTTGCGCCGCTGAGGCTCCGAAGCCACCCGGGCACCGGGAGAGGGGGTAGGTGACCTCCCCCCCTTGCCGTGCCTCGAACGCCCTGGCAGGGAGGTGACCTCCCCCCCTTGCCGTGCCTCGAACGCCCTGGCAGGGAGGTGACCTCCCCCCCTTGCCACCCCTCGAGCCATTTTTTTGCGCCGCTAAGGCTCCGAAGCCGATCGCCGAGCCCGAGAGGGGGTAGGTGACCTCCCCCCCTTGCCGTGCCTCGAACGCCCGGGCAGGTAGGTGACCTCCCCCCCTTGCCGTGCCTCGAACGCCCGGGCAGGGAGGTGACCTCCCCCCCTTGCCACCCCTCGAGCCATTTTTTTGCGCCGCTAAGGCTCCCAAGCCACCCGGGCACCCGAAGAGGAGGCAGGTGACCTCCCCTCGCCACTCCCCCTTGCTCCGAAGGCCGCCGGCGGCGACGATGCCCCCGCTTACGCAAAGTGTATTAAGCCGACCCCCCACCGGAGATCCCCATGCTCACCGTCCACCACCTCAACAACTCCCGCTCCCACCGTATCCTCTGGCTGCTCGAAGAGCTCGGCTGCGACTACGAGATCAAACACTACGAGCGCGACCCGGCCACCATGCTCGCCACGCCCGAGCTGCGCGCGATCCACCCGCTGGGGAAATCCCCCGTGATCACCGACGGCGACATCACCGTGGCCGAATCCGGCGCCATCATCGAATACCTGGTAGAGCGCTACGGGGAGGGCCGCCTGCGCCCGCCGGCCGACACCCCCGAGCGCCTGCGCTACACCTACTGGATGCACTACGCCGAAGGCTCGGCGATGAGCCCGCTGCTCCTCAAGATCGTCTTCCACGAGATCGGCCGCCAGGGCCCGCTGATCGCCCGCCCCCTGCTCAAAGGCATCTCGGCGATGGTGAACAAAGAGTTCATCAACCCCGAGCTCAAAAAACACATGAAGTACTGGGAGTCCGAGCTGGCCAGCCGCCCCTATTTCTGCGGCGAGGAGTTCAGCGCGGCCGATATCCAGATGAGCTTCCCCCTGGAGGCGGCCACCGCGCGCGGGGACGTCAGCGCCTACCCGCACATCCGGGCCATGGTCGAAACGCTGCGCCAGCGCGAGGCTTATCAGCGCGCGATTGAGCGGGGCGGCGAATATTCTCTGGCCTTCTGAGTCTTTACGACACGCACCCTTTTCGGGTGACACGAACGCGCCGGAGCCCCCGCATGAGCACACCACGTCCTCTCCCCGATCCCGAAACCATCGAGCGCACCCTGGCGCGAAGCCGCCGCGGTCGCCTGCCCCTGTGGGTGGGCTCGACGCTGGTGGTGGGGGGAATCATCGCCTCGGTGGCCTGGTGGCAGTGGCCCCGCGAGGAGCCGATTCACTGGCAAACCCGGCCCGCCGAGCGCGGTGATATCATCGTCTCGGCCAGCGCCACCGGCACCGTGGAGGCGCGGCGCACCGTGACCATCGGCGCCGAGATCTCCGGCAAGCTCGCCACGGTCGACGTCGACAAGAACGAGGAGGTGGAGGTGGGCCAGGTGCTCGCCACCTTTGATACCACCGTGCTCGAGAGCCAGCTCGCGCTGGCGCGCGCCGGGCTGGCCTCCTCCCAGGCCTCGTTGCGCCGCGCCCGGGCCTCGCTCGATGAGGCCGAGGGCGAAGAGCGGCGCACCCGCGCCCTGGTCGAGCGCGAGGTCGGCGCGCTGGCCGAGCTGGAGGCCGCGATTGCCCGCACGCTGCGCGCCCGCGCCGACCTCGATCAGTCCCGCGCCGATCTGCAGCGCGCCCGCGCCCAGGTCGACGACGTGCAGACCCAGCTTGAGCGCGCCACGATCACCTCCCCCATCGACGGCGTCATCCTGGCTCGCCATGTGGAGCCGGGTATGACCGTCGCCTCTTCGCTGCAGGCCCCCGAGCTCTTTTTAGCCGCCGAAGATCTGGCGAAGATGCGCCTGCAGGTCTGGGTCGACGAGGCCGACGTGGGCCTCGTAAAGCCCGGCCAGCAGGCCACCTTCACCGTCAGCGCCTGGCCCGGGCAGACCTTCGACGCCACCGTCGAATCCCTTGATCTGGCGCCCACGCTCACCGAAAACGTCGTCACCTACGTCGCCGAGCTCTCGGTCGATAACAGCGAGCGCCTGCTGCGCCCCGGGATGAGCGCGGCGGTCACCATCGTCACCGAAACCCTCACCGACGTGCTGCGCGTGCCCAACGCCGCGCTGCGCTTCACCCCGCCCGCCCCCGACGAAGACGCGCGCCCCGGCGGCGGGCTGCTACCGCGCTTCGGCCGCTGGGGCGGGCGAGGCGGCGGCGCGGCCCAGGGCGTGGGCACCGTTTATGTGCTGGAGAACGGGATGCCCACCGAGCTCCGGGTGCACACCGGCCGCAGCGACGGCCGCTTTACCCAGATCACCTCCGGAGAGCTCGAAGACGGCACCGAACTGCTCATCGGCTTCACCGAAGGGCCACCGCCCGAGCGCGAAGGACTTGAAGGGAAGGGCGATCGCTCTTCTTCCGGAAACCCAGCCGGAAAAACATCCGAGAAGACATCCGGGAAAAAGGGGGGCCAGCGGTGAGCGCCCTCCACCCCCCTCAGACCCCTGAGCCCACCCCCATCATCGAGCTGCGCGACGTCCGCAAGATCTACGGCGAAGGCAACACCGAGGTCCGCGCCCTCGACGGCGTCGATGTGGCCATCCACCCCGGGGAGTTCGTCGCCGTGATGGGCCCCAGCGGCTCGGGCAAATCCACCTGCATGAACATCATCGGGTGCCTCGACTCCCCCTCCAGCGGCCAGTACCGCTTCTGCGGCCTGGATGTGGCGCGCTACGACCGCGACCAGCTCGCGCTTCTGCGCCGCAATTACCTGGGTTTCATCTTCCAGAGCTTCAATCTCATCGCCCGCACCACCGCACTCGAAAACGTGGAGCTCCCCCTGATCTACAAGGGCGTCGCGCCGTCTGAGCGCCGCCCCCGCGCGCTGCGCGCGCTCGCCAGCGTGGGGCTGGGCGCCCGCGCCGACCACACCCCCGCAGAGCTCTCCGGCGGCCAGCAGCAGCGCGTGGCCATCGCCCGCGCGCTGGTCACCGAGCCCACGCTTCTGTTGGCCGACGAGCCCACCGGCAACCTCGACACCACCACCACGCTCGAGGTCATCGAGCTCCTCAAAACGCTCAACCGCGAGCAGGGCATCACCATCGTGCTCGTGACCCACGAGCCGGAAGTCGCCATGCACGCCCGGCGAGTGTTGTGGTTTGTCGATGGCACGCTGCGCGCCGATGGGCCGCCTGAGGAGGTGCTCGCATGAGAATGCGCGACACGCTCACGATGGCCTTTGTCGCCATCGCCCGAAACAAAGTGCGCTCGGTGCTCACCGCGCTCGGGATCGTCATCGGCGTGGCCAGCGTCATCGCCATGGTACACCTGGGCCAGGCCGCCACGCGCAGCGTCACCGAGAGCATCAGCTCGATGGGCTCCAACCTCCTGATCGTGCAGACCGGCCGGGGCCGCGGCCGCGGAGGCGTGCGCGGGGCGGCCACCGCCTTTAGCCACGAAGACGTCGAGCTGATGGCCCGCCAGATCCCCGGCGTACTCGTCGCGCCGCAGGCCAACACCCAGGCCACGCTGGTCTACGGCGGCATCAACCACTCCGCGTCGGTGATGGGCACGACCAACGACTTTTTTGCGATCCGCAACTGGGAGCTTGCCCGAGGCCGCCTCTTCGACGCCGAGGAGCAGGAGAGCGCGGCGACCGTCTGTGTGATCGGTCACACCGTGGCCACGACCATGTTTGGGGCCGGAGAGCCCCTGGGCCAGACCTTGCGTGTGGGTCGGAGTGCCTGCCAGATCATCGGCGTGCTCGCCAGCAAAGGCGCCTCCCTCGGTCAGGATCTCGACGACGTGGTGGTCATGCCCACCCTCGCTGTGCAACGCCGGCTGATCGGCAACCTGGACGTGCGCTCGATCTACGTCTCGGCGCTTGTCGACGGCAGCACCACGCGGGTCAAAGCCGACATCGAGCGCTTTCTGCGCGAGCGCCGCCCCGCCGCCGGCGAAGACAGCTTCTACGTACGCGACATGCAAGAGGTCGCCGACACACTCGCCGGCACCACCCGCACCCTCACGCTGTTGCTCGGCGCGATCGCCGCGGTCAGCCTGCTCGTCGGCGGCATCGGCATCATGAACATCATGCTCGTCTCGGTCACCGAACGAACCCGCGAGATCGGCATCCGCATCGCCATCGGCGCCCGCGTGCGCGATGTGCTCGTGCAATTTTTGGTGGAAGCCGTCGCCATCTCGACGCTCGGCGGCCTCATCGGCGTGATGCTCGGCATCGGCGGCACCTACCTCGCCACCGACAAGATGGGACTTCCCTTCGTGCTCTCCACCGAGACCATGCTCGTGGGCTTTGGATTTTCGGCAGTGATCGGCGTGGTTTTTGGTTTTGTGCCGGCCCGAAAGGCCGCCCGACTCAACCCCATTGAGGCGCTTCGCCATGAATGACCGTAGTAAGAAGGGCGGCCGACGCGTGACTCGAAGAGCCGGGAGCATAAAAGGAGCCGCCGCCGCGATCGGACTTCTGATGATCGCGGGAAGCGCGCCGGCCCTCGCCCAGACCTCCCCCTCTTCTTATGAAGAAGCGAACCAGAGCGCCGCGAACGACCCCCTGAACTGGCTCACCCCCGATCAGGTCGTCGAACTGGTCCTGCGCCAGAGCCCCGATCTGGAGCGCGCGCGCATCGAAGAAGAGCGCGCCCGCGAGCTTGTTCTAAGCGAAGAGCACGAGCGCACACCTGTCTTCAGCGCAGATGCCGGCTACCGCTACGGCCAGTTCCCCGATCTCTCCGCCCAGGGAACGCGCTTGATCGACTCCAGCGCCTTGAGCCTGGCCGGCCGCCTCTCCCATACC
This genomic interval carries:
- a CDS encoding glutathione S-transferase family protein codes for the protein MLTVHHLNNSRSHRILWLLEELGCDYEIKHYERDPATMLATPELRAIHPLGKSPVITDGDITVAESGAIIEYLVERYGEGRLRPPADTPERLRYTYWMHYAEGSAMSPLLLKIVFHEIGRQGPLIARPLLKGISAMVNKEFINPELKKHMKYWESELASRPYFCGEEFSAADIQMSFPLEAATARGDVSAYPHIRAMVETLRQREAYQRAIERGGEYSLAF
- a CDS encoding efflux RND transporter periplasmic adaptor subunit, encoding MSTPRPLPDPETIERTLARSRRGRLPLWVGSTLVVGGIIASVAWWQWPREEPIHWQTRPAERGDIIVSASATGTVEARRTVTIGAEISGKLATVDVDKNEEVEVGQVLATFDTTVLESQLALARAGLASSQASLRRARASLDEAEGEERRTRALVEREVGALAELEAAIARTLRARADLDQSRADLQRARAQVDDVQTQLERATITSPIDGVILARHVEPGMTVASSLQAPELFLAAEDLAKMRLQVWVDEADVGLVKPGQQATFTVSAWPGQTFDATVESLDLAPTLTENVVTYVAELSVDNSERLLRPGMSAAVTIVTETLTDVLRVPNAALRFTPPAPDEDARPGGGLLPRFGRWGGRGGGAAQGVGTVYVLENGMPTELRVHTGRSDGRFTQITSGELEDGTELLIGFTEGPPPEREGLEGKGDRSSSGNPAGKTSEKTSGKKGGQR
- a CDS encoding ABC transporter ATP-binding protein: MSALHPPQTPEPTPIIELRDVRKIYGEGNTEVRALDGVDVAIHPGEFVAVMGPSGSGKSTCMNIIGCLDSPSSGQYRFCGLDVARYDRDQLALLRRNYLGFIFQSFNLIARTTALENVELPLIYKGVAPSERRPRALRALASVGLGARADHTPAELSGGQQQRVAIARALVTEPTLLLADEPTGNLDTTTTLEVIELLKTLNREQGITIVLVTHEPEVAMHARRVLWFVDGTLRADGPPEEVLA
- a CDS encoding ABC transporter permease; the encoded protein is MRMRDTLTMAFVAIARNKVRSVLTALGIVIGVASVIAMVHLGQAATRSVTESISSMGSNLLIVQTGRGRGRGGVRGAATAFSHEDVELMARQIPGVLVAPQANTQATLVYGGINHSASVMGTTNDFFAIRNWELARGRLFDAEEQESAATVCVIGHTVATTMFGAGEPLGQTLRVGRSACQIIGVLASKGASLGQDLDDVVVMPTLAVQRRLIGNLDVRSIYVSALVDGSTTRVKADIERFLRERRPAAGEDSFYVRDMQEVADTLAGTTRTLTLLLGAIAAVSLLVGGIGIMNIMLVSVTERTREIGIRIAIGARVRDVLVQFLVEAVAISTLGGLIGVMLGIGGTYLATDKMGLPFVLSTETMLVGFGFSAVIGVVFGFVPARKAARLNPIEALRHE